One genomic region from Spirulina subsalsa PCC 9445 encodes:
- a CDS encoding DUF86 domain-containing protein: MTVHDDRVYLTYILDCVDRIRDYTHNGKAVFMESLLVQDAVLRRLQTMAESTQRLSDGLKAQAPEVDWRALSGFRNVLVHDYLGGIDLEQVWDAVVLYLPGLEAAVRKLIEDGES; the protein is encoded by the coding sequence ATGACAGTCCATGATGACCGGGTTTACCTGACATATATTTTGGACTGTGTGGATCGGATTCGGGACTATACGCACAACGGCAAAGCGGTATTTATGGAGAGTCTTTTGGTTCAGGACGCGGTATTGCGTCGCTTACAGACGATGGCGGAATCGACTCAGCGGTTATCGGATGGTCTGAAGGCGCAAGCCCCAGAAGTGGACTGGCGGGCGCTGTCTGGTTTTCGGAATGTGCTGGTGCATGATTACTTGGGCGGTATTGACCTAGAGCAGGTGTGGGATGCGGTGGTGTTGTACCTACCGGGGTTGGAAGCTGCGGTGCGCAAGCTAATTGAGGACGGGGAGTCATGA
- a CDS encoding porin family protein, translating to MNRNLNRSAYVLLGLTPFLWTLGELPSWGKTQPNLTNFPNLPPENPLPTASVTLPTPVAQWINRDVDLHPSALDAESHDTLPPSVAQLPETLPPEILPSELLEKKAEAGQEIDSPALDETLPTASEVADKIQKTISLSHPLEESLDELETEATLEEVQTNFEPLEELETVTELTYPHGVHTSAALLQTTVQEQSSSFSPEAPSREPQKTAQRMILPGRGVNTTWNYVAGGVNVGLGGDTDLGNSSFAIYSKIALPGTLSVRPGVLLGDSATLLLPVTYDLRIPSPDPFLPSTIFPYFGGGLTYTTRNAEGNSIGPLLTGGVDVRLTDKLVVNGGINVGYLEKQVQVGLILGIGYIFMD from the coding sequence GTGAATCGAAACCTAAACCGATCTGCCTATGTCTTACTGGGGTTAACTCCGTTCCTCTGGACCCTCGGAGAACTTCCCAGTTGGGGAAAAACTCAACCCAACTTAACCAATTTTCCCAACTTACCCCCCGAGAATCCCTTACCCACAGCCTCCGTCACCCTCCCCACCCCCGTAGCCCAGTGGATTAACCGTGATGTAGACCTTCATCCCTCCGCTTTGGATGCAGAGTCTCACGATACCCTCCCCCCCTCCGTGGCACAACTCCCTGAAACGTTGCCCCCTGAAATCTTGCCCTCAGAGCTCTTAGAGAAAAAAGCGGAAGCTGGACAAGAAATAGACTCCCCCGCACTCGATGAAACCCTCCCCACAGCGTCGGAGGTAGCCGATAAAATCCAGAAAACCATCAGCCTCTCTCACCCTCTTGAGGAGTCATTAGACGAGTTAGAAACGGAAGCCACCTTAGAAGAGGTTCAGACTAATTTTGAACCCCTAGAGGAGCTAGAAACGGTCACAGAGTTAACCTATCCTCATGGGGTGCATACTTCAGCCGCCCTCTTGCAAACCACAGTCCAAGAACAGAGCAGCAGTTTCAGTCCTGAAGCCCCATCTCGGGAACCCCAAAAAACCGCCCAACGGATGATTCTCCCCGGACGAGGGGTTAATACGACTTGGAACTATGTCGCTGGGGGCGTTAACGTCGGACTGGGAGGAGATACGGATTTAGGCAATTCATCCTTTGCCATTTACAGCAAAATTGCTTTACCAGGAACTCTTTCAGTCCGTCCGGGGGTGTTACTAGGGGATAGTGCTACCTTGTTACTCCCTGTCACCTATGATCTCCGCATTCCCTCCCCCGATCCCTTTCTCCCTTCCACCATTTTTCCCTATTTTGGCGGTGGGTTAACCTATACCACTCGTAACGCGGAGGGGAATAGTATTGGGCCGTTGCTCACCGGGGGAGTTGATGTCCGATTGACGGATAAGCTCGTGGTCAATGGGGGGATTAATGTGGGTTATCTGGAAAAACAGGTTCAAGTGGGTTTAATCTTAGGAATCGGTTATATTTTCATGGATTAA
- a CDS encoding diguanylate cyclase domain-containing protein: MTSHPFYSQWFNSYMMGFDPTAIELLPLFRLLPAFQSRSGRDRLCSPSVAQNPSEPEFEALSLMEQTQLGEQTVVTLQDDWASFFRDPVATLHSFQDIFNSMEDGVILLNYTQNTVFINKAAVALFGSEIKCLFDQSCLHQIVLKEITLEELEGSINSPLVRFLRGQDFEGEEIGVEDNRTGKKVWLRVNSKIFRDAAGHLQGGMMIGRDITHYKEVEERLIHDAYHDKLTGLGNRKLLLEHLNRAIAYHRQDQEYHFAVLCLDIDRFKVINDSLGHVMGDHLLMAMTRRLETCLREDDLIVRLGGDEFAILLENIQEVACAMQVAQRIHQALTYPFRLAGEEIFTDISIGIAVNTTHYSYAEEMVRDADIALVHAKKLGLSTYQVFEPKMHTHTVELLQIENDLRRAIENQELQVYYQPIINLSNREISGFETLVRWQHPTRGFIDPGDFIPLAEETGLIIPIGRFVLEQACSKMQQWHYSYPQSKDWVINVNVSGKQLCKTDFIAELQEILKQTKILPENLKLEVTESVFLNQVPRVMEILHELEALGIQLALDDFGTGYSSLSYLHRLPFKTLKIDRSFVHDLEFNNDKLGILRAIVSLATHLEMDVVAEGIETPHQMAQLKALKCEYGQGYLFSKPRNSEQIEAWFQAEFLSQQHRKGCNLRVELAEQISQEELVFKIETLAQELEKIKREKEDLEILLETTAQHADLFELELNREILLYEKSKQSLQEKNELLKELCLVDSLTQVANRRHFDQYIEDVWAQLMAEQSSISFILLDVDYFKNFNDCYGHQVGDDCLYNVAQAISQPMRNTTDLVARYGGEEFVIILPHCGPEGALRVAERIRQELKQLNIPHAASLVSDRITVSLGIVTTTPSPDSSIEKLIESADQALYAAKLQGRDRYILFSQ, translated from the coding sequence ATGACATCTCACCCATTCTATTCCCAATGGTTTAATTCTTATATGATGGGTTTTGACCCCACGGCTATAGAATTGTTACCTTTATTTCGACTGTTGCCTGCATTTCAGTCTAGATCAGGTCGCGATCGCCTTTGTTCACCGTCAGTCGCTCAAAACCCATCAGAGCCTGAATTTGAGGCTCTCTCCCTTATGGAACAAACACAACTGGGGGAACAAACAGTGGTAACATTACAGGATGATTGGGCGAGTTTTTTCCGGGATCCAGTGGCTACGCTCCATTCATTTCAGGATATCTTTAATAGCATGGAGGATGGAGTTATTTTATTGAACTATACACAAAATACTGTTTTTATTAATAAAGCGGCGGTGGCTTTATTCGGATCAGAAATTAAATGTTTATTCGACCAGTCTTGCTTGCATCAGATAGTCTTAAAAGAGATTACTCTCGAAGAGCTTGAGGGTAGTATCAACTCCCCATTAGTCCGTTTTTTGCGGGGTCAGGATTTTGAGGGGGAGGAGATTGGGGTAGAAGATAATCGGACCGGAAAAAAGGTCTGGTTACGGGTTAATAGTAAGATTTTCCGGGATGCCGCAGGTCATCTACAGGGGGGGATGATGATTGGCCGGGATATTACCCACTATAAGGAGGTGGAAGAACGCTTAATTCATGATGCTTACCATGACAAGCTGACGGGGTTGGGGAATCGTAAGTTATTGTTGGAGCATTTAAACCGTGCGATCGCCTACCATAGACAAGACCAAGAATATCATTTTGCGGTGCTGTGCTTAGATATAGACCGCTTCAAGGTGATTAATGATAGTTTAGGTCATGTTATGGGTGATCACCTCCTCATGGCCATGACAAGGCGCTTAGAAACCTGTTTACGGGAGGATGATCTGATTGTGCGGTTAGGGGGGGATGAATTTGCTATCTTATTGGAAAATATCCAAGAAGTCGCTTGTGCAATGCAGGTAGCACAACGCATTCATCAAGCGTTAACCTATCCTTTTCGCTTGGCAGGAGAAGAAATTTTTACGGATATTAGTATTGGCATTGCTGTTAATACCACCCATTATAGTTATGCGGAAGAAATGGTGCGGGATGCTGATATTGCCTTAGTTCATGCTAAAAAATTAGGTCTTTCGACCTATCAGGTTTTTGAACCTAAAATGCACACCCATACGGTGGAACTCTTACAGATTGAAAATGACTTACGACGGGCGATAGAAAACCAAGAGCTTCAGGTTTATTATCAACCTATTATTAACCTTAGTAATCGGGAAATTAGTGGTTTTGAAACCCTCGTGCGGTGGCAACATCCTACACGAGGGTTTATCGATCCGGGAGATTTTATCCCCTTAGCAGAGGAAACAGGTTTAATCATTCCTATAGGACGTTTTGTTTTAGAACAAGCTTGTTCTAAAATGCAGCAATGGCATTATAGCTATCCTCAATCTAAGGATTGGGTAATCAATGTTAATGTTTCTGGAAAACAACTCTGTAAAACTGATTTTATTGCTGAATTACAAGAGATTTTAAAACAAACAAAAATTCTGCCTGAAAATCTGAAACTAGAAGTTACAGAAAGTGTTTTTTTAAATCAAGTCCCTAGAGTGATGGAAATTCTCCATGAACTTGAAGCCCTCGGAATTCAATTAGCTTTAGATGATTTCGGCACGGGTTATTCTTCCCTGAGTTATTTACATAGATTACCTTTTAAAACCTTAAAGATTGACCGTTCTTTTGTCCATGATTTAGAGTTTAATAATGATAAGTTAGGCATTCTGCGCGCTATTGTCTCCCTCGCGACTCACCTAGAAATGGATGTCGTAGCAGAAGGAATTGAAACCCCCCACCAAATGGCTCAACTTAAAGCCCTTAAGTGCGAATATGGTCAGGGTTATTTATTCTCTAAACCTCGAAATAGTGAACAAATCGAGGCATGGTTTCAAGCGGAATTTTTAAGCCAACAACACCGCAAAGGTTGCAATCTAAGGGTTGAATTAGCCGAACAAATCTCTCAGGAAGAATTAGTTTTTAAAATTGAAACATTAGCGCAAGAACTCGAAAAAATCAAACGAGAAAAAGAGGACTTAGAAATTTTATTAGAAACAACTGCCCAACACGCAGATCTATTTGAACTAGAACTGAATCGAGAAATTTTACTCTATGAAAAAAGCAAACAATCACTACAAGAAAAAAATGAACTACTCAAAGAACTGTGCCTTGTCGATTCTCTAACCCAAGTGGCAAACCGTCGTCATTTTGATCAATATATTGAGGATGTTTGGGCGCAACTCATGGCAGAACAGAGTTCGATTTCTTTTATTTTACTGGATGTTGATTACTTCAAAAATTTTAATGATTGCTATGGCCATCAAGTGGGTGATGATTGTCTGTATAATGTAGCCCAAGCGATTAGTCAACCCATGCGAAATACAACGGATTTAGTCGCCCGTTATGGGGGGGAAGAATTTGTGATTATCCTACCCCATTGTGGTCCAGAGGGAGCCCTGCGGGTGGCTGAAAGAATTCGTCAGGAGTTAAAACAACTCAATATTCCCCATGCCGCGTCTTTAGTGAGCGATCGCATTACCGTTAGTTTAGGCATTGTCACCACAACCCCCTCGCCGGATTCTAGCATTGAGAAGCTGATTGAGTCCGCCGATCAAGCCCTCTACGCCGCTAAACTCCAAGGACGCGATCGCTACATTCTCTTTTCCCAGTGA
- a CDS encoding aspartyl protease family protein: MSTPTETPMGKIITTLTIINRADQILASRNIIAQDEVRSLTLDNVLVDTGATTLCLPSDAIAKLGLELLKEVDVATANGFSKAKIFRDASIVLEGREGTFECLELPGGRDPLLGVIPLEALGIEWDLKNQQLRVLPEQSMDTYLTIL, encoded by the coding sequence ATGTCAACCCCAACCGAAACACCCATGGGCAAAATTATCACCACCCTAACCATCATCAACCGTGCTGATCAGATTCTGGCATCACGAAACATCATCGCTCAAGACGAAGTCCGATCGCTCACCCTCGATAATGTCCTAGTTGATACAGGAGCGACAACCTTATGTCTGCCGAGTGATGCGATCGCCAAACTTGGCTTAGAACTTCTCAAAGAAGTCGATGTTGCCACCGCTAATGGTTTCAGTAAAGCGAAAATTTTCCGCGATGCCAGCATTGTCCTAGAGGGTCGAGAAGGCACATTTGAATGTTTAGAATTACCCGGCGGGCGCGATCCCTTGCTTGGAGTAATTCCCCTCGAAGCATTGGGCATTGAATGGGATTTAAAAAATCAACAGTTACGGGTTTTACCGGAACAGTCCATGGATACCTACTTGACCATTTTGTGA
- a CDS encoding nucleotidyltransferase family protein, with protein MTLLELLQEKREQVLAVAAKHGASNVRVFGSVVRGEDTPESDIDFLIDYDPEKVTPWFPGGLLMDLQDLLGRRVDILTERGISPLIRERVLAEAKPL; from the coding sequence ATGACGTTGTTAGAACTCTTGCAGGAAAAACGGGAACAGGTTTTAGCTGTTGCTGCCAAGCATGGGGCATCTAATGTGCGGGTGTTTGGCTCAGTGGTGCGGGGGGAAGACACCCCAGAGAGCGATATCGATTTTTTGATTGACTATGACCCGGAAAAGGTGACGCCCTGGTTTCCGGGGGGGTTACTGATGGATTTACAGGACCTGCTGGGGCGAAGGGTGGATATCTTGACGGAACGGGGCATCAGTCCGCTGATTCGAGAACGGGTCTTGGCGGAGGCCAAGCCTCTATGA
- a CDS encoding peptidylprolyl isomerase, producing the protein MEITPFLSIDNQPISVAQALAYLRATGDLQPFLLKIIRQHILETELQTHDDLEIDPNIIEQAVIDFRFENQLNDPNLFQEWLITQGISYAEFRHQITARLKIQKLKAKVTGHKIDEHFSANQALFQKVALSRIVVVEEKFALSLRNQILEDSNQFELLAREHSITEDRFSGGKMDILHLSQIPEEIREFVATAISGQIIGPLQVDNHYVLLRVEEFFPASLEGSLKQELQEELFDQWLQEKAQNMTIKMHIE; encoded by the coding sequence ATGGAAATTACCCCTTTTTTGAGTATAGATAACCAACCAATTTCAGTTGCCCAAGCCCTTGCCTACCTTCGTGCTACCGGCGATCTCCAGCCCTTCCTTCTGAAAATCATCCGCCAGCACATTTTAGAAACAGAGCTGCAAACCCACGACGATCTAGAAATTGATCCTAACATTATAGAACAAGCAGTCATTGATTTTCGCTTTGAAAATCAACTCAACGATCCAAACCTTTTTCAAGAATGGCTCATCACTCAAGGAATAAGCTATGCAGAATTTCGCCATCAAATTACTGCTAGATTAAAAATTCAAAAACTCAAAGCAAAGGTGACAGGACATAAAATCGATGAACACTTTAGTGCCAATCAAGCATTGTTTCAAAAGGTGGCTCTATCCCGAATCGTCGTTGTCGAAGAAAAATTTGCCCTAAGTTTGAGAAACCAAATTCTAGAAGACAGCAACCAGTTTGAATTATTAGCACGGGAGCATTCCATTACCGAAGATCGTTTCTCAGGCGGCAAGATGGACATACTGCATCTCAGCCAAATTCCAGAAGAAATTCGAGAATTTGTTGCTACTGCTATTTCTGGTCAGATAATTGGGCCATTGCAAGTCGATAATCATTATGTCTTACTTCGCGTTGAAGAATTTTTTCCAGCCTCATTAGAAGGTTCACTCAAGCAAGAGTTGCAAGAGGAACTATTTGATCAATGGCTACAAGAAAAAGCACAAAATATGACTATCAAAATGCACATTGAGTGA
- a CDS encoding S8 family serine peptidase produces MFIGQLFFNLFGTKKSQSPEQEEQTTYFQAFILEPILTPSGLIDAGDDSPDPGWIEPITIDPSDFDPLDLPESELESPSLEEIEQFHDSETDLESVLPDDHFEIEDELEIIPYIELEPQSPFNAGVFTVGDTGQVEIDYLFDGGKYQFELAIFSLEGMEDFEPGSEAFIAEAARRALSNSEFGHIVIQDRLEGAKFEGLGNLGENNNWNSGDYLGVKSFSMRPGDEFAFMLTPNGRIQEVLNNPNITGTKAPIFSLGTANPDDMFNFGQIADVTGDGSTFVMEDVQFGHAWYDGDYNDLIFQVRGATGEAPLMTDLIDPAIDWRESDLGQALISYATRYVEEVGVEDIGFSFSREYQPLIGIIDTGFSADNPDLDYSNIMLGRDWIDGDDNPLLSAGEGNEHGTHVLGIIAAQRDNGIGIDGINPDAPIWLGRAVGSGRWADSLVEFVDAAVESGQPNAVVNLSLDLTQIDAEGNVTTRYEFTPMERAAIEYARQNNVLLVVAAGNDGGVMSALGQASQEFDNIITVGAAQQFDPTASPWQGADRADYSSYGRGLDLMTYGGTEENPAFSLSGDGMGTMAGTSVATAKVTGAVSQVWAANPGLSYRQVIEILKQTATDLGETGFDLATGAGLVNMMAAVQLAKATKPQDYDVLATIIPDTWSGEGVFTPGERAVNHPIVRENFSGWVMPTIGVALRNSTRHEDRSGLAEPYQKTLSFDAWTYGERVTDYQLGTPDELWYRVSGTNYWVPSAYIYGFPGSRPPVLAPKTTPTPQPQPQPQPSPSNGNNIINAVNKVNPDQWYYRPRDITGDRINETFCNWFAADVLDQLGVPIPRNGPSAGAYTKPHPIYGTNTPYKPYGTDQLLNFMNRGGDGMWERVSASEAVSSANNGQVVLACSVGHVAVVIPGGSGSNVRIAQAGATNGKDMSVTTGFGNITPTYFRYKGTVKGSVSPNTNTSYSPPATPGQTRQYIVKSGDTLWGIAQRELGDGNRWREIKKANGSTFTEAEARNLQVGQSVYLPVSYQTGTGKPVTPPPNSTPGTTSSINWVNFSGTVGPSIGVNVRNSPRFDDRSSRNEPNGKRLEFDAWTYGETGTDMWTGQADNRWFKIKGTNQWVPSCWIWGNPPSSGSTGSGAAGSVSIGGEVVGNSSKSSDPNGTRGTAQNLDMSKGYVVLEGKIGYMESHGRDLNDYYKFHVNSSGRINIGLDGLSGDADIELLNSSGQVIASGRRSGTTVEAITQYLSFGDYYVRVTPHGSAKTNYNLRVVNLAGPITNGDKYYNKGATLWRFTSPPPSSGDVLSNGRIMQGSGTKGIEAGKDTIVVIHGNNPNGGALDSDSDIISLAHAAVKAYPNHQVLVLDWKGAASNGKLQGEIAPHKSAGAINPVATWAKNTLAAIGLEAKHINIFGHSLGSYVGAEIGRLFGKVNSIVALDPAAAGIRGGGDTYDLNGNTSATTGDGEKVKDFSDVAWNSVAFVASDEEVGWLGDNDRAATADNSFIIRYKDLGNDTFGEKAHNGVVQVFTSMLNRGIYSLQGYKENSIANNGVSYKNSLGRNKHEAVINAKKEGGIWKYNGLSYISGSDSARWI; encoded by the coding sequence ATGTTTATCGGACAACTCTTCTTTAACCTCTTCGGCACCAAAAAATCCCAATCCCCCGAACAGGAAGAACAAACCACCTACTTTCAGGCCTTCATCCTCGAACCCATCCTCACCCCCAGCGGCCTCATTGATGCCGGAGACGACAGTCCAGATCCTGGCTGGATTGAACCCATCACCATTGACCCCTCCGACTTTGACCCCCTCGACCTTCCAGAATCCGAACTCGAATCCCCCAGCCTCGAAGAAATTGAGCAATTCCACGACAGCGAAACCGACCTAGAATCCGTCCTGCCGGACGACCATTTTGAAATTGAAGACGAACTCGAAATCATACCCTACATTGAATTAGAACCCCAATCTCCCTTTAACGCTGGAGTCTTCACCGTCGGCGACACCGGACAAGTCGAAATCGACTACCTCTTTGACGGCGGCAAATATCAATTTGAACTGGCCATCTTCAGCTTAGAAGGCATGGAAGACTTTGAACCCGGTTCCGAGGCCTTCATTGCCGAAGCTGCACGACGCGCCCTCTCTAACTCTGAATTCGGTCACATCGTCATTCAAGACCGACTCGAAGGGGCAAAATTTGAAGGCCTAGGCAACCTTGGAGAAAATAACAACTGGAACTCTGGGGACTATTTAGGCGTGAAATCCTTCTCCATGCGGCCGGGGGATGAATTCGCCTTTATGTTAACCCCCAATGGGCGCATACAAGAGGTTTTAAATAACCCCAATATTACTGGGACAAAAGCCCCCATTTTCTCCTTGGGAACCGCTAATCCTGATGATATGTTCAACTTCGGGCAGATTGCCGATGTGACAGGGGATGGCAGTACCTTTGTCATGGAAGATGTCCAGTTTGGTCATGCTTGGTATGACGGGGACTACAACGACTTAATCTTCCAAGTGCGCGGCGCAACAGGTGAAGCACCCCTAATGACCGACTTAATCGACCCGGCCATAGATTGGCGGGAGAGTGATTTAGGTCAGGCTTTGATTAGTTATGCCACCCGTTACGTGGAGGAAGTGGGCGTTGAAGATATTGGGTTTAGTTTCTCACGGGAATATCAACCCCTCATCGGGATTATTGACACGGGATTTAGTGCAGATAATCCCGATTTGGACTATTCCAACATCATGTTAGGACGAGATTGGATTGATGGGGATGATAATCCCTTGTTGAGTGCTGGGGAAGGCAATGAACACGGAACCCATGTCTTGGGGATTATTGCTGCCCAACGAGATAATGGGATTGGCATTGATGGCATTAATCCCGATGCACCGATTTGGTTAGGTCGTGCAGTAGGTTCGGGTCGTTGGGCAGATTCTTTGGTGGAATTTGTCGATGCAGCGGTGGAGTCGGGTCAACCCAATGCGGTGGTGAATTTGAGTTTAGATTTAACTCAGATTGATGCTGAGGGCAATGTGACGACTCGTTATGAGTTTACACCAATGGAACGAGCGGCCATTGAATATGCACGCCAGAACAATGTGTTGCTGGTGGTGGCGGCCGGGAATGATGGCGGTGTGATGTCGGCTTTGGGTCAAGCGTCTCAGGAGTTTGATAATATCATCACCGTTGGGGCGGCTCAACAGTTTGACCCGACGGCTTCCCCGTGGCAGGGTGCAGACCGGGCGGATTATTCGAGTTATGGCCGTGGCTTGGATTTGATGACCTATGGTGGAACGGAAGAGAATCCCGCTTTTTCCCTGAGTGGGGATGGGATGGGAACGATGGCCGGAACTTCTGTGGCAACAGCGAAGGTAACGGGGGCGGTGTCTCAGGTTTGGGCAGCGAATCCGGGGTTAAGTTACCGTCAGGTGATTGAGATTTTGAAGCAGACGGCGACGGATTTGGGTGAGACGGGGTTTGATTTAGCCACAGGTGCGGGTTTGGTGAATATGATGGCGGCGGTGCAGTTGGCGAAAGCGACAAAGCCTCAAGATTATGACGTATTGGCCACTATTATTCCTGATACTTGGAGTGGTGAAGGGGTCTTTACGCCTGGGGAACGGGCTGTCAATCATCCAATTGTGCGAGAAAACTTTAGCGGCTGGGTGATGCCAACAATCGGTGTTGCTTTGCGGAATAGTACCCGCCATGAAGACCGTAGCGGTTTGGCTGAACCGTACCAAAAAACTCTCTCGTTTGATGCCTGGACTTATGGGGAGCGAGTGACAGATTATCAGTTAGGAACTCCTGATGAGTTGTGGTATCGGGTATCAGGAACGAATTATTGGGTTCCTAGTGCCTATATCTATGGTTTTCCTGGCAGTCGTCCGCCAGTATTAGCACCTAAAACAACACCGACTCCTCAACCGCAGCCTCAGCCCCAGCCATCACCCAGTAATGGGAATAATATTATTAATGCGGTCAATAAAGTTAATCCCGATCAATGGTACTATCGACCCCGCGACATTACGGGCGATCGCATCAACGAAACGTTCTGCAATTGGTTTGCGGCTGATGTTCTTGATCAGTTAGGGGTTCCCATTCCGCGCAATGGCCCTAGTGCTGGTGCTTACACGAAACCTCACCCTATCTATGGAACGAATACCCCATATAAGCCTTACGGAACTGACCAGTTATTAAATTTCATGAACCGTGGCGGGGATGGGATGTGGGAACGAGTGAGTGCATCGGAAGCCGTCAGTAGTGCGAACAATGGACAGGTTGTCCTTGCTTGTTCTGTAGGTCATGTTGCTGTTGTTATCCCTGGCGGGTCTGGCTCAAATGTCCGGATTGCTCAAGCGGGTGCAACGAATGGTAAGGATATGAGTGTTACTACAGGGTTTGGTAACATTACGCCTACCTACTTCCGGTATAAGGGGACTGTTAAGGGTAGTGTTAGCCCCAACACGAATACTTCTTACTCACCTCCAGCAACACCTGGACAAACACGGCAGTATATTGTCAAGTCTGGGGATACTCTTTGGGGAATTGCCCAACGAGAGTTAGGTGATGGCAATCGCTGGCGGGAGATTAAGAAGGCCAATGGTAGTACTTTTACGGAAGCTGAGGCGCGTAATTTGCAAGTGGGTCAGTCTGTCTACCTACCTGTGAGTTATCAGACGGGAACGGGTAAACCTGTTACACCACCTCCTAATTCTACGCCTGGAACGACGAGCAGTATTAACTGGGTGAATTTCAGTGGTACTGTTGGGCCGTCTATTGGTGTGAATGTTCGGAATAGTCCTCGGTTTGATGATCGCAGTTCTCGCAATGAACCAAATGGCAAACGTTTAGAATTTGATGCCTGGACTTATGGTGAAACTGGCACTGATATGTGGACGGGACAAGCCGATAACCGCTGGTTCAAGATTAAGGGAACCAATCAATGGGTTCCAAGTTGCTGGATTTGGGGTAATCCGCCAAGTTCTGGCTCGACTGGTAGCGGAGCTGCTGGTAGTGTTTCGATTGGGGGAGAGGTTGTAGGTAATAGTTCAAAAAGTTCTGATCCGAATGGAACACGTGGTACTGCACAAAATTTAGATATGTCTAAAGGATATGTAGTCCTGGAAGGAAAGATTGGCTACATGGAAAGTCACGGTCGCGATCTAAATGACTACTACAAGTTTCACGTAAATAGTTCTGGTCGCATCAATATCGGTTTAGATGGTTTATCCGGTGATGCAGACATTGAGTTGTTGAATAGTAGTGGACAAGTTATTGCCAGTGGTCGTCGTAGTGGGACAACGGTAGAAGCAATTACACAGTACTTATCATTTGGTGATTACTATGTGCGTGTTACTCCTCATGGTTCAGCTAAAACAAACTACAACTTGCGAGTGGTCAACCTTGCTGGACCAATTACTAACGGCGACAAGTATTATAACAAGGGTGCAACGCTCTGGCGGTTTACATCGCCACCACCATCTTCTGGTGATGTTCTTTCCAATGGTCGAATTATGCAAGGTTCAGGAACTAAAGGCATTGAAGCTGGTAAAGATACCATTGTTGTAATTCATGGAAATAATCCAAACGGTGGAGCATTAGACAGTGATAGCGACATCATTTCATTGGCACACGCTGCTGTTAAAGCTTATCCAAATCATCAAGTTCTAGTTCTAGATTGGAAAGGAGCGGCGAGCAATGGTAAGCTCCAAGGCGAGATTGCTCCCCATAAATCAGCTGGTGCTATTAACCCTGTCGCAACATGGGCAAAAAATACATTAGCTGCAATTGGACTAGAAGCTAAGCACATTAACATCTTTGGTCATAGTCTTGGCTCTTATGTCGGTGCTGAAATTGGGCGGTTATTCGGTAAAGTGAACAGTATTGTTGCACTGGATCCAGCAGCAGCAGGAATACGTGGTGGAGGGGATACTTATGATCTCAATGGCAACACATCTGCAACGACAGGAGATGGCGAAAAAGTAAAAGATTTCAGTGATGTCGCATGGAATTCAGTTGCTTTTGTGGCTTCTGATGAAGAAGTTGGGTGGCTGGGAGATAATGATCGAGCTGCTACTGCCGATAATTCATTCATTATTCGCTACAAAGACCTTGGGAATGATACGTTTGGAGAAAAAGCTCACAATGGTGTCGTTCAAGTCTTCACAAGTATGCTCAATCGTGGAATTTACAGCTTACAGGGTTATAAAGAAAACTCTATAGCTAACAATGGAGTGTCTTATAAAAATAGCTTGGGGCGGAACAAACATGAAGCAGTAATCAATGCGAAAAAAGAAGGTGGTATCTGGAAATATAATGGTCTTTCATATATTTCAGGATCAGATAGTGCACGGTGGATCTAG